The proteins below come from a single Crossiella sp. CA-258035 genomic window:
- a CDS encoding glucose 1-dehydrogenase, which produces MTDVFLARLAGRTAAVTGSSSGNGRAIALALAAAGASVVCSDLQKSTKDGGYEANADRDTDDVIRANGGTAEYLDADASNARDVQAVVDRAVQAFGRLDIMVNNAGILNAPHTIVEETEAEFDRTMLINCKSVWLGCKSAITQMRRQDVVDGARGRIVNIASTGGLVGLPQAPAYCTAKGAVVNLTRQLAVDFSAERININAVCPGFLHTAMLRPLIDDPELNQLLREKTPWPELGHAEDVANATLFLASGNASWASGSILTIDGGYTAA; this is translated from the coding sequence ATGACCGATGTGTTCCTGGCGAGGCTGGCCGGACGTACCGCCGCCGTCACCGGCTCGAGCTCCGGCAACGGCCGCGCCATCGCCCTTGCCCTGGCCGCGGCGGGCGCCAGCGTCGTCTGCTCCGACCTCCAGAAGTCCACAAAGGACGGTGGCTACGAGGCCAACGCGGACCGGGACACCGATGACGTGATCCGGGCCAACGGCGGCACGGCCGAGTACCTCGACGCCGACGCGAGCAATGCCAGGGACGTGCAAGCCGTCGTCGACCGCGCGGTCCAGGCGTTCGGACGGCTGGACATCATGGTGAACAACGCGGGCATCCTGAACGCCCCGCACACCATCGTCGAGGAGACCGAAGCCGAGTTCGACCGCACCATGCTGATCAACTGCAAGAGCGTGTGGCTGGGCTGCAAGTCCGCGATCACCCAGATGCGCAGGCAGGACGTCGTCGACGGCGCCCGCGGCCGGATCGTCAACATCGCCTCCACCGGCGGCCTGGTCGGCCTGCCACAGGCGCCCGCCTACTGCACCGCCAAGGGCGCGGTGGTGAACCTGACCCGCCAGCTCGCCGTCGACTTCTCCGCCGAGCGCATCAACATCAACGCCGTCTGCCCCGGATTCCTGCACACCGCGATGCTCCGCCCACTCATCGACGACCCAGAACTGAACCAGCTCCTGCGCGAGAAGACCCCGTGGCCGGAGCTCGGCCACGCCGAGGACGTCGCCAACGCGACCCTGTTCCTGGCCTCCGGCAACGCATCCTGGGCCAGCGGCAGCATCCTGACCATCGACGGCGGCTACACCGCGGCCTGA
- a CDS encoding PadR family transcriptional regulator codes for MDDLTEMLKGTLEGCVLEIIGSEETYGYAITRRLNELGFADVVEGTVYTILLRLEKNGLVEVTKRPSGQGPPRKFYALNDAGRAELTTFWAKWEYITSRIDKLKEGGA; via the coding sequence ATGGACGACCTGACGGAGATGCTGAAGGGCACGCTCGAGGGCTGTGTGCTGGAGATCATCGGCAGCGAGGAGACCTACGGGTATGCCATCACGCGTCGGCTGAACGAGCTCGGTTTCGCCGACGTGGTCGAGGGGACGGTGTACACCATCCTGTTGCGGCTGGAGAAGAACGGGCTCGTCGAGGTGACGAAACGACCGTCCGGGCAGGGCCCGCCGCGCAAGTTCTACGCGCTCAACGACGCCGGGCGCGCGGAGCTCACGACGTTCTGGGCGAAATGGGAATACATCACATCGCGGATCGACAAGCTCAAGGAGGGCGGGGCATGA
- a CDS encoding DUF1048 domain-containing protein produces MNFWETITGSDLTREWKAFEARAGALPADYRAAWEEIKGHLSLYSDFTGRNLTPIVDGALGLLEETAADGQSVQEVLGEDIEGFCAALAGGERRRGYRDRWREQLNRNVARKLNRLGG; encoded by the coding sequence ATGAACTTCTGGGAAACCATCACCGGCAGCGATCTCACCAGGGAGTGGAAGGCGTTCGAGGCCAGGGCCGGGGCACTGCCCGCGGACTACCGGGCGGCGTGGGAAGAGATCAAGGGGCACCTTTCCCTCTACTCGGACTTCACCGGCCGCAACCTGACGCCGATCGTCGACGGTGCGCTGGGGCTGCTCGAGGAGACCGCGGCCGACGGGCAGAGCGTGCAGGAGGTGCTGGGTGAGGACATCGAGGGCTTCTGCGCCGCGCTGGCCGGCGGGGAACGGCGCCGAGGCTATCGCGACCGCTGGCGCGAGCAACTGAACCGGAACGTGGCGCGGAAACTGAACCGGCTGGGAGGCTGA
- a CDS encoding DUF1048 domain-containing protein, whose amino-acid sequence MGIQDIIEGKKQWRAHLARVKALPPDYQIVYKEMQRYLFKVGPVDLHDGPLLPGIVDFFEEGVAAGKGVLELIGTDVAAFCDGLINDTPTYADLYQESVSGKPGTAKK is encoded by the coding sequence GTGGGCATTCAGGACATCATCGAGGGCAAGAAGCAGTGGCGGGCACACCTGGCGCGGGTCAAGGCACTCCCGCCGGACTACCAGATCGTCTACAAGGAGATGCAGCGGTACCTGTTCAAGGTCGGGCCGGTCGACCTGCACGACGGGCCGCTGCTGCCGGGGATCGTCGACTTCTTCGAGGAGGGCGTCGCGGCGGGCAAGGGCGTCCTGGAGCTCATCGGCACCGACGTCGCCGCCTTCTGCGACGGCCTGATCAACGACACGCCCACCTACGCGGACCTCTACCAGGAGTCCGTGAGCGGAAAGCCCGGCACGGCCAAGAAGTAG
- a CDS encoding serine hydrolase domain-containing protein, translated as MDTADGLTEVEHGWGKVADAFRANFDGKPGEIGAACSVYVGGRPVVNLWGGFADRKANRLWRKDTVIQVASTTKGMTAICAHLLVQRGQLDLDAPVAKYWPEFGANGKEGILVRWLLSHQAGLPIVDGPLTFQQACAWHPVIRALEAQQPLWRPGTEHVYHSVTYGFLVGEVVRRITGKSLGQFFAEEVVRPLGLSAWIGLPEKEEHRVARIENAAPFTMPEFIDALIKLTGLDPDTVTAWVTALWAPGSVQARAGELGGALDNTSDYPATRAWRAAEFPAANGIADARSLARMYAATVSRVDGVRLLNPATVRQATVVQTDKTPMHGLPAGLNIPADRSFYMSLGFFRASPVAPMLGPGSFGHPGAGGSVGLGDPDAGVGFGYVTNLWNFRPDDPRATNLVNAVRACLG; from the coding sequence GTGGACACAGCAGACGGGTTGACCGAGGTCGAGCATGGCTGGGGAAAGGTCGCGGACGCCTTCCGCGCGAACTTCGACGGAAAACCCGGTGAGATCGGCGCGGCGTGCAGCGTGTACGTGGGCGGCCGCCCGGTGGTCAACCTGTGGGGCGGCTTCGCCGATCGGAAGGCGAACCGGTTGTGGCGCAAGGACACCGTCATCCAGGTCGCCTCCACGACGAAGGGCATGACCGCGATCTGCGCCCACCTGCTGGTGCAACGGGGTCAGCTGGACCTGGACGCCCCGGTGGCCAAGTACTGGCCGGAGTTCGGGGCCAACGGCAAGGAAGGGATCCTGGTGCGCTGGTTGCTGTCGCACCAGGCCGGGCTGCCGATCGTCGACGGGCCGCTGACCTTCCAGCAGGCGTGCGCCTGGCACCCGGTCATCCGGGCGCTGGAGGCGCAGCAGCCGTTGTGGCGGCCGGGCACCGAGCACGTCTACCACAGCGTCACCTACGGGTTCCTGGTCGGCGAGGTCGTGCGCCGCATCACCGGCAAGTCACTGGGCCAGTTCTTCGCCGAGGAGGTGGTGCGCCCGCTCGGGCTGAGCGCCTGGATCGGGTTGCCGGAGAAGGAAGAGCACCGGGTGGCGCGGATCGAGAACGCCGCTCCGTTCACCATGCCGGAGTTCATCGACGCGCTGATCAAGTTGACCGGGCTCGACCCGGACACGGTCACCGCGTGGGTCACCGCCCTGTGGGCGCCGGGCTCGGTCCAGGCCCGCGCGGGCGAGCTCGGCGGCGCGCTGGACAACACCTCCGACTACCCGGCCACCCGGGCCTGGCGCGCGGCGGAGTTTCCTGCTGCCAACGGAATCGCGGACGCGCGGTCGCTGGCCCGGATGTACGCGGCCACGGTGAGCCGCGTGGACGGGGTGCGGCTGCTGAACCCGGCGACGGTCCGGCAGGCGACGGTCGTGCAGACCGACAAGACGCCGATGCACGGACTGCCGGCGGGACTGAACATCCCGGCTGACCGCTCCTTCTACATGTCGCTCGGGTTCTTCCGGGCCAGCCCGGTGGCCCCGATGCTCGGGCCGGGGTCCTTCGGTCACCCGGGTGCCGGCGGCTCGGTGGGCTTGGGCGACCCCGACGCCGGTGTGGGTTTCGGCTACGTCACCAACCTCTGGAACTTCCGGCCGGACGACCCGCGGGCGACGAACCTGGTCAACGCGGTCCGGGCCTGCCTGGGCTGA
- a CDS encoding radical SAM protein has product MQPVEIDAKTLIQRPPAPSNGYVINPYTGCALGCAYCYASFAGRAVGQPVREWGNYLYVKKNAVELARQELADMSDRQRHRPLLLSSTTDPYQGHEVRYQLTRGILSELNAIRYPGLVRILTKSPVVVRDIDLLSSLPRAEVGMTVTTSGDKVSRWLEARAPLAAHRLRCLTKLHDAGIPTFAAVGPLLPHFATDPYPLDELFGQLVEAGVTEVFVEHINLKRYVLERLDPPSWWHYWRSTVCGCATTRSSGTGRCAEPDRWANDARCTVRSAPHRSRATRPPAPRTAAARAPRRSQVREPRAKFRKPRRAGSSRPQPRQARTALTRFVARGSSGRKFQRLVT; this is encoded by the coding sequence ATGCAGCCCGTCGAGATCGACGCGAAAACACTGATCCAGCGGCCACCAGCCCCCTCCAACGGCTACGTCATCAACCCCTACACCGGCTGCGCGCTCGGCTGCGCCTACTGCTACGCCAGTTTCGCGGGCCGGGCGGTCGGCCAGCCGGTGCGGGAATGGGGGAACTACCTCTACGTCAAGAAGAACGCGGTCGAACTCGCGCGCCAGGAACTGGCCGATATGTCCGACCGCCAACGTCACCGCCCCCTCCTGCTCAGCTCCACCACCGACCCCTACCAGGGTCATGAGGTGCGGTACCAGCTCACCCGCGGCATCCTGAGCGAGCTGAACGCGATCCGCTACCCCGGCCTGGTGCGCATCCTGACCAAGTCGCCCGTCGTCGTGCGGGACATCGACCTGCTCTCCAGCCTGCCGCGGGCCGAGGTCGGCATGACGGTCACCACCTCCGGCGACAAGGTCAGTCGCTGGCTCGAAGCCCGCGCACCGCTGGCCGCCCACCGCCTGCGCTGCCTCACCAAACTGCACGACGCGGGCATCCCGACCTTCGCTGCTGTCGGGCCGCTGCTGCCGCACTTCGCCACCGACCCGTACCCGCTGGACGAGCTGTTCGGCCAGCTCGTCGAAGCGGGTGTCACCGAGGTGTTCGTGGAGCACATCAACCTCAAGCGGTACGTCCTCGAGCGGCTGGACCCGCCATCGTGGTGGCACTACTGGCGAAGCACGGTCTGCGGCTGCGCGACGACGAGGTCGAGCGGGACCGGACGCTGCGCTGAACCGGACCGGTGGGCCAACGACGCGCGGTGCACCGTCAGGTCAGCGCCGCACCGATCTCGGGCAACGCGCCCGCCAGCTCCGCGCACTGCCGCAGCGCGAGCGCCCCGGCGATCACAAGTCCGCGAACCGCGAGCGAAGTTCCGAAAACCTCGGAGAGCCGGGAGTTCTCGCCCTCAGCCCAGGCAGGCCCGGACCGCGTTGACCAGGTTCGTCGCCCGCGGGTCGTCCGGCCGGAAGTTCCAGAGGTTGGTGACGTAG
- the ligD gene encoding non-homologous end-joining DNA ligase, which translates to MASARRGRGGLPEAIEPMLASPDGGRLVDEPRFAYEFKWDGYRAVMRVAGDGETALTSRNGKDFTAEFPELTTALGPVLGGRPAVLDGEIVALNQRGHPDFSLLQNRRTGRLRGIDVRYFAFDLLHLGGTRLLDEPYVRRRELLGELAPPEGSRLSITPYYLRADLAERGMTPAELLGVAAASHLEGLVAKAVDSRYVPGVRSRAWLKHPLIQTLEVVIGGWQAGQGRREGTLGALLLGAHDPAGNLVYIGNVGTGFTDIALDDLHRRLRPLTQPKSPFTEVPRDRSRRAHWVRPELVGEVVYRQFTPGEGRLRHTAWRGLRPERRPEEVLLPQGLRPEGEVRG; encoded by the coding sequence ATGGCGTCAGCACGCCGGGGCCGCGGTGGCCTGCCCGAGGCGATCGAGCCCATGCTCGCCAGTCCCGACGGCGGCCGGCTGGTCGATGAGCCGCGGTTCGCCTACGAGTTCAAGTGGGACGGGTACCGCGCGGTCATGCGGGTGGCCGGGGACGGCGAGACCGCGTTGACCAGCCGCAACGGCAAGGACTTCACCGCCGAGTTCCCCGAGCTGACCACAGCCCTTGGCCCGGTGCTCGGCGGCCGGCCGGCGGTGCTCGACGGCGAGATCGTCGCCCTCAACCAGCGCGGACATCCGGACTTCTCCCTGTTGCAGAACCGGCGCACCGGGCGGCTGCGCGGCATCGATGTCCGCTACTTCGCCTTCGACCTGCTCCACCTCGGCGGCACCCGGCTGTTGGACGAGCCCTATGTCCGGCGGCGGGAGCTGCTGGGCGAACTGGCACCGCCCGAGGGCTCCCGTCTCTCGATCACCCCGTACTACCTCCGCGCCGATCTCGCCGAGCGCGGCATGACCCCGGCGGAGCTGCTGGGCGTCGCCGCGGCCTCGCACCTGGAAGGGTTGGTGGCCAAGGCCGTCGACTCCCGCTACGTCCCCGGCGTGCGCAGCAGGGCCTGGCTGAAACATCCTCTGATCCAGACCCTGGAGGTCGTCATCGGTGGCTGGCAGGCCGGGCAGGGCCGCCGCGAGGGCACGCTCGGCGCGCTGCTGCTCGGCGCGCACGATCCGGCCGGGAACCTGGTCTACATCGGGAACGTGGGCACCGGCTTCACCGACATCGCCCTGGATGATCTGCACCGTCGGCTCCGGCCGCTCACCCAGCCGAAGAGTCCTTTCACCGAGGTGCCCCGCGACCGGTCCCGCCGGGCGCACTGGGTGCGGCCTGAGCTGGTCGGGGAGGTCGTCTACCGGCAGTTCACCCCGGGGGAGGGGCGGTTGCGGCACACCGCCTGGCGTGGTCTGCGGCCGGAGCGGCGGCCTGAGGAGGTCCTGCTGCCCCAAGGGCTGCGGCCGGAGGGAGAAGTCCGTGGCTGA
- the ligD gene encoding non-homologous end-joining DNA ligase produces the protein MAEQRVTVQVGARRLRLSNLDKQLYPGFSKARVIDYYTRIAPVLLPHLAGRPVTFIRFPEGGTGPSFFEKDVSRHAPDWLPTAALPSSGSRGNGEIIHYPLLTDLPALVWAANLAALELHVPQWTLRRDGTRGAPDRLVFDLDPGPGTSIVECCRIAERLREILLADGLTPVAKTSGSKGLQLYCGVRTRTPERTSAYAKALAEQLAQETPQLVTAKMAKALRGGRVLIDWSQNNPAKTTVAPYSLRGRARPTVSTPVTWAEVQGCRHAEDLVFTADEVLDRVAEAGDLFADLAATRAALPAR, from the coding sequence GTGGCTGAGCAGCGGGTCACCGTGCAGGTCGGCGCCAGGCGGCTGCGACTGTCCAATTTGGACAAGCAGCTGTATCCGGGGTTCAGCAAGGCGCGGGTGATCGACTACTACACGCGGATCGCCCCGGTGCTGCTGCCGCACCTGGCCGGGCGTCCGGTGACCTTCATCCGCTTCCCCGAGGGCGGCACCGGGCCGAGCTTCTTCGAGAAGGACGTCTCCCGGCACGCCCCGGACTGGCTGCCCACCGCGGCCCTGCCCTCCAGCGGTTCCCGGGGCAACGGCGAGATCATCCACTACCCGCTGCTGACGGACCTGCCCGCGCTGGTGTGGGCGGCCAACCTGGCCGCCCTCGAACTGCACGTTCCACAATGGACACTCCGCCGGGACGGAACCCGTGGCGCGCCGGACCGGCTGGTCTTCGACCTAGACCCGGGACCGGGCACCTCGATCGTGGAGTGCTGCCGGATCGCCGAGCGGCTGCGCGAGATCCTGCTCGCCGACGGCCTGACACCGGTGGCCAAGACCTCCGGCTCCAAGGGCTTGCAGTTGTACTGCGGTGTGCGCACCCGGACGCCGGAGCGGACTTCGGCCTACGCCAAGGCATTGGCCGAACAACTGGCCCAGGAAACGCCGCAGCTGGTCACCGCGAAGATGGCCAAAGCCCTGCGCGGCGGGCGGGTGCTCATTGACTGGAGCCAGAACAACCCGGCCAAGACCACCGTCGCTCCCTACTCCCTGCGCGGGCGGGCGCGCCCGACGGTGTCCACACCGGTCACCTGGGCGGAGGTCCAGGGCTGCCGCCATGCCGAAGACCTGGTCTTCACCGCCGACGAGGTCCTGGACCGGGTTGCCGAGGCGGGTGACCTGTTCGCCGACCTCGCCGCCACACGCGCGGCCCTCCCAGCGCGCTGA
- a CDS encoding PP2C family protein-serine/threonine phosphatase: MVDYPAVERLLRAAAPHELLDILHKALATSAGATGVQLLMADYGLMRLQPVSVLPYTNTPVPVHNTAPGRAFGAQEPHLERHEDGTISVYLPVSVRGDRLGVLCVALPEPPDAELVATLAELAGVLAHEITVAERDTDLYVQARRAERLTLAAEMQWQLLPGRACARPEFSLGAQLEPAYAVHGDNFDWSASADHLTLTVSNGMGEGIDAALLTNLAINALRNARRAGIPLADQAMLADQAIFGQYHGAKHVAALLVRLNLADGRAEVVDAGSPRLWRMRGGEVRPVEFEAQLPLGMFDGTPYVSQHFELQTGDRLVFVTDGVYDVASQQGERYGERALAKAITATRLLPATHVPRSLLQELVGYRNPTQITVAEDDAMVVCLDWHGRD; the protein is encoded by the coding sequence GTGGTCGACTACCCTGCGGTGGAACGGCTGCTGCGTGCCGCGGCGCCGCACGAGCTGCTCGATATCCTGCACAAGGCCCTCGCCACCTCGGCGGGTGCGACCGGGGTGCAGCTGCTGATGGCCGACTACGGCCTCATGCGGTTGCAGCCGGTGTCCGTGCTGCCCTACACCAACACCCCGGTGCCGGTGCACAACACCGCCCCCGGCCGGGCCTTCGGCGCGCAGGAACCGCACCTGGAGCGGCACGAGGACGGCACCATCTCGGTCTACCTGCCGGTGAGCGTGCGTGGCGACCGGCTCGGCGTGCTCTGCGTCGCGCTGCCGGAACCGCCGGATGCGGAGCTGGTGGCCACGTTGGCCGAGCTGGCCGGGGTGCTGGCGCACGAGATCACCGTTGCCGAACGCGACACCGACCTGTACGTGCAGGCCCGCCGGGCCGAGCGGCTGACCCTGGCCGCGGAGATGCAGTGGCAGCTGCTGCCGGGCCGGGCCTGCGCGCGGCCGGAGTTCTCCCTCGGCGCGCAGCTGGAACCGGCCTACGCCGTGCACGGCGACAACTTCGACTGGTCCGCCTCCGCCGACCACCTCACCCTGACCGTGTCCAACGGCATGGGCGAGGGCATCGACGCCGCGCTGCTGACCAACCTGGCCATCAACGCCCTGCGCAACGCCCGCCGCGCCGGCATTCCCCTCGCCGACCAGGCGATGCTGGCCGACCAGGCGATCTTCGGCCAGTACCACGGCGCCAAGCACGTGGCCGCCCTGCTGGTCCGGCTGAACCTGGCCGACGGCCGGGCCGAGGTGGTCGACGCGGGCTCGCCGCGGCTGTGGCGGATGCGGGGCGGCGAGGTGCGACCGGTGGAGTTCGAGGCTCAACTGCCGCTGGGCATGTTCGACGGCACCCCGTACGTCAGCCAGCACTTCGAGCTGCAAACCGGTGACCGCCTGGTGTTCGTCACCGACGGCGTCTACGACGTGGCTTCCCAGCAGGGCGAGCGCTACGGCGAACGCGCGCTGGCCAAGGCCATCACCGCCACCCGGCTGCTGCCGGCCACCCACGTGCCGCGCTCGCTGCTGCAGGAGCTGGTCGGCTACCGCAACCCGACCCAGATCACCGTGGCCGAGGACGACGCGATGGTGGTGTGCCTGGACTGGCACGGCCGCGACTGA
- a CDS encoding MarR family transcriptional regulator — protein MTPSDALTEVTELLEVLWERGGGPSLAPLSVSQLRALYVLERAGCLNLRELGEALGSTPPSISRLCDRLQAVGFVARTPSSVSRREVELRITETGLAYLGELRAQRRAQLAEVLDAMPASARRSLHTGLSQFLAAADKVAGTRFTTPLERGTETA, from the coding sequence ATGACCCCGTCCGATGCTCTGACCGAGGTGACGGAGCTGCTGGAGGTGCTCTGGGAGCGCGGCGGCGGCCCGTCGCTGGCACCGTTGTCGGTGTCCCAGCTGCGGGCGCTGTACGTGCTGGAACGCGCCGGCTGCCTGAACCTCCGCGAACTGGGCGAGGCGCTGGGCTCCACCCCGCCCTCGATCAGCCGGTTGTGCGACCGGCTGCAGGCGGTCGGGTTCGTCGCGCGGACACCGAGCTCGGTGAGCAGGCGCGAGGTGGAGCTGCGCATCACCGAGACCGGGCTCGCCTACCTGGGCGAACTTCGGGCTCAACGGCGAGCGCAGCTGGCCGAGGTGCTCGACGCGATGCCCGCCTCCGCCAGGCGGTCCCTGCACACCGGGCTCTCCCAGTTCCTCGCGGCCGCCGACAAAGTCGCCGGAACCAGGTTTACCACCCCCCTGGAGCGGGGAACCGAAACCGCATAA
- a CDS encoding STAS domain-containing protein, with translation MVANDGDAARNLLSQVLSGNDAEVASRWVELQVERGEQPPRLHEADLRAEAVAVLDGLRTGMASALPLPEVVRAHEPLREALADLSLRRARTGTPPADTAMAVLALKEALLAQASRLDADPGTLLAVAGEINRLLDAAAVLTFQAYVEGREEIIRSQHQEMLELSTPVVRLWRHVLAVPLIGTLDSTRTQVVMNGLLEAIQAHEARVAIIDITGVPMVDTVVAQHLLQTVSAVRLMGADCLISGIRPTIAQTITQLGIDLSAIVTRATLADALADAIRLTGDEPVRS, from the coding sequence GTGGTGGCCAACGACGGTGACGCGGCCCGCAACCTGCTCAGCCAGGTGCTCTCCGGCAATGACGCCGAGGTGGCCAGTCGCTGGGTGGAGCTACAGGTCGAGCGCGGTGAGCAACCGCCCCGGCTGCACGAGGCCGACCTGCGCGCGGAAGCCGTCGCGGTGCTGGACGGACTGCGCACCGGGATGGCCTCCGCGCTGCCGTTGCCCGAGGTGGTCAGGGCGCACGAGCCGCTGCGGGAGGCGCTGGCCGACCTGTCGCTGCGCCGGGCCCGCACCGGCACGCCGCCCGCGGACACCGCCATGGCCGTGCTCGCGCTCAAGGAGGCGCTGCTGGCACAGGCGTCCCGGCTCGACGCCGATCCCGGCACGCTGCTCGCGGTGGCCGGTGAGATCAACCGGCTGCTGGACGCGGCCGCGGTGCTGACCTTCCAGGCCTACGTGGAAGGCCGGGAGGAGATCATCCGCTCCCAGCACCAGGAGATGCTGGAGCTGTCCACCCCGGTGGTGCGGCTGTGGCGGCACGTGCTGGCCGTGCCGCTGATCGGCACCCTGGACAGCACCCGCACCCAGGTGGTGATGAACGGGCTGCTGGAGGCCATCCAGGCGCACGAGGCCAGGGTCGCGATCATCGACATCACCGGCGTGCCGATGGTGGACACCGTGGTGGCCCAGCACCTGCTGCAGACCGTCAGCGCGGTCCGGCTGATGGGCGCGGACTGCCTGATCAGCGGCATCCGGCCGACCATCGCGCAGACCATCACCCAGCTGGGCATCGACCTGTCCGCCATCGTCACCAGGGCCACCCTGGCCGACGCGCTGGCCGACGCGATCCGGCTGACCGGCGACGAGCCGGTGCGGTCATGA
- a CDS encoding STAS domain-containing protein, which yields MSAPRSSVPILRLGDILLTGLLEDLDDTAALRFTGELTDRIAAEGIRGVVIDISRLELLDSFAARLLIELAGTGRLLGARMIVAGMRPAVAITLSELGLQLTGVETALDAEAAMVRLGWQRARRHAS from the coding sequence ATGAGCGCGCCGCGCTCCAGCGTGCCCATCCTGCGGCTGGGCGACATCCTGCTGACCGGGCTGCTGGAGGACCTCGACGACACGGCCGCGCTGCGGTTCACCGGCGAGCTCACCGACCGGATCGCCGCCGAGGGGATCCGCGGCGTGGTCATCGACATCTCCCGGCTGGAGCTGCTCGACTCCTTCGCCGCCCGCCTGCTGATCGAGCTGGCGGGCACCGGCAGGCTGCTCGGCGCCCGGATGATTGTGGCGGGCATGCGGCCCGCGGTGGCCATCACGCTCTCCGAGCTCGGCTTGCAGCTCACCGGTGTGGAGACCGCGCTGGACGCCGAGGCCGCGATGGTCCGGCTGGGCTGGCAGCGAGCGCGGCGCCATGCTTCGTGA
- a CDS encoding ATP-binding protein, which translates to MLRDQSAPAPAAETYPIRAEHDLLRTRHAVRAAAVAAGFDLIGQTKIVTAASELVRNAYIHGGGGSLVVEQVRSLTGRRGLRLTVRDSGPGIPDLTSAFADGYSTGPGLGHGLGGARRLVDEFHLDTGAGAGTTVTVTRWAT; encoded by the coding sequence ATGCTTCGTGACCAGAGCGCACCGGCCCCGGCCGCGGAGACCTACCCGATCCGCGCCGAGCACGACCTGCTGCGCACCCGGCACGCGGTGCGCGCGGCCGCGGTGGCCGCCGGGTTCGACCTGATCGGCCAGACGAAGATCGTCACCGCGGCCAGCGAGCTGGTGCGCAACGCCTACATCCACGGTGGCGGCGGTTCGCTGGTGGTGGAACAGGTGCGCTCGCTGACCGGCAGGCGCGGGCTGCGGCTGACCGTGCGCGACTCCGGCCCGGGCATCCCCGACCTGACCTCGGCCTTCGCTGACGGCTACAGCACCGGGCCGGGACTGGGCCACGGGCTCGGCGGCGCCCGGCGGCTGGTGGACGAGTTCCACCTGGACACCGGGGCAGGGGCCGGGACCACCGTGACGGTGACCAGGTGGGCCACGTGA
- a CDS encoding SpoIIE family protein phosphatase → MGHVINAAEQPTQSFRVDHASAVHGIAKAARAAALAAGLPGAMPEQAAVIASELGSNLDKHARDGVIAVQPLLLGHGIEILAADAGPGMADLARCLVDGHSTTGTLGAGLGAIRRMATELHLHSEPGTGTVAAARLINPAGTSLPHKDFGYVRVPADGERVSGDGLALHRAGEGWTALLVDGLGHGPAAAEAAEQAVLTFRRDPELPPARLLTALHHRLRLTRGAAAAVLRVAGGRAEFCGVGNIRGLVLGDGPRRSLLSRPGVVGLHLITPQVTTVDLSLGGTVVLHSDGLDATAALLETVGPVRLPPALLATELAHRHRQLRDDATVLIARAREGAG, encoded by the coding sequence GTGGGCCACGTGATCAACGCCGCCGAGCAGCCCACCCAGAGCTTCCGGGTGGACCACGCCAGCGCGGTGCACGGGATCGCCAAGGCCGCCCGCGCCGCCGCGCTGGCCGCCGGGCTGCCGGGGGCGATGCCGGAGCAGGCCGCGGTGATCGCCTCGGAGCTGGGCAGCAACCTGGACAAGCACGCCCGCGACGGGGTGATCGCGGTGCAGCCGCTGCTGCTCGGGCACGGCATCGAGATCCTGGCCGCGGACGCCGGGCCGGGCATGGCCGACCTGGCGCGCTGCCTGGTGGACGGGCACTCCACCACCGGAACGCTCGGCGCCGGACTGGGCGCCATCCGGCGGATGGCCACCGAGCTGCACCTGCACTCCGAGCCCGGCACGGGCACGGTGGCCGCGGCCCGGCTCATCAACCCGGCCGGAACTTCCTTGCCGCACAAGGACTTCGGCTACGTCCGGGTGCCGGCCGACGGCGAACGGGTCAGCGGCGACGGCCTGGCCCTGCACCGGGCGGGCGAGGGCTGGACCGCGTTGCTGGTCGACGGCCTCGGCCACGGACCGGCCGCGGCCGAGGCCGCCGAGCAGGCCGTGCTGACCTTCCGGCGCGACCCCGAGCTGCCACCGGCGCGGCTGCTCACCGCGCTGCACCACCGGTTGCGGCTGACCAGGGGAGCGGCCGCCGCGGTGCTCCGGGTGGCCGGCGGTCGGGCGGAGTTCTGCGGGGTGGGCAACATCCGCGGGCTGGTGCTCGGCGACGGCCCCCGGCGCAGCCTGCTCAGCCGGCCGGGCGTGGTCGGCCTGCACCTGATCACCCCGCAGGTCACCACCGTCGACCTGAGCCTCGGCGGCACGGTGGTGCTGCACAGCGACGGCCTGGACGCCACGGCGGCGCTGCTGGAGACCGTGGGGCCGGTGCGGTTGCCGCCCGCGCTGCTGGCCACCGAGCTGGCCCACCGGCACCGCCAGCTCCGCGACGACGCCACGGTCCTCATCGCCAGGGCACGGGAAGGAGCCGGATGA